Proteins from a genomic interval of Gemmatimonas sp.:
- a CDS encoding cytochrome c peroxidase: MELGPLWRPLWRPLLLLLPLLASCQDAGAPSAPPRPADDPAVPPAATAPVRQRANVPVAATVGMTVSHDVTQGGTTFSGGTAPVTYTARFLTDANGLSLVETRLVGAPPQPGTIRAAIEVRDAQGRTATDTVVVVAFAAGLTAPGLPTTALAYADARLTLPAHIRQLPPNAPGTLVGDNTPANNPITDAGATLGRVLFHDRRLSVNDQVACASCHLPAFGFSDTAQFSRGIFGRRTARHSMALANARIYPNGRFFWDERAPSLEAQVLLPIQDDNEMGMRLDDLIPKLRVTPFYGPLFEAAFGSSEITSDRIARALAQFVRALVPTNSRFDRAVPAGGLTAQEQLGQQLFSGRAGCGRCHGQATHVMVAPANNGLDAQPADSGAGRGRFKSPSLRNVAVRPPYMHDGRFRTLEEVVAFYDSGVRAGPNTDQRLLGPGRQPVRLGLTAAEREALIAFLHTLTDETFLADPRFVSPFPGR; this comes from the coding sequence ATGGAGCTCGGCCCGCTGTGGCGCCCGCTGTGGCGCCCGCTCCTCCTCCTGCTTCCACTGCTGGCGAGCTGCCAGGACGCGGGTGCGCCGTCGGCACCGCCGCGCCCCGCCGACGACCCGGCGGTCCCGCCCGCCGCAACGGCCCCGGTGCGCCAGCGGGCCAACGTCCCGGTGGCCGCCACCGTGGGCATGACCGTCAGCCACGACGTGACGCAGGGCGGCACCACGTTCAGCGGCGGCACCGCGCCTGTCACCTACACCGCGCGGTTCCTGACCGACGCCAACGGGTTGTCCCTGGTCGAAACACGGCTGGTGGGCGCCCCACCGCAGCCGGGGACGATTCGCGCGGCCATCGAGGTGCGCGACGCGCAGGGGCGCACGGCCACGGATACCGTGGTAGTGGTGGCCTTCGCGGCGGGGCTCACCGCGCCCGGCCTCCCGACCACGGCGCTGGCGTATGCCGACGCGCGACTGACATTGCCGGCGCACATCCGCCAGCTGCCGCCAAACGCCCCCGGCACGCTGGTGGGCGACAACACCCCCGCCAACAACCCGATCACCGACGCCGGGGCCACCCTGGGGCGCGTGCTGTTCCACGATCGCCGCCTCTCGGTCAACGACCAGGTGGCCTGTGCCTCCTGCCACCTGCCGGCCTTCGGTTTCTCCGATACGGCGCAGTTCAGCCGCGGCATCTTCGGACGGCGCACGGCACGCCACAGCATGGCGCTCGCCAATGCCCGCATCTATCCCAATGGCCGGTTCTTCTGGGACGAACGGGCGCCAAGCCTTGAAGCGCAGGTGCTGCTCCCCATTCAGGACGACAACGAAATGGGCATGCGGCTGGACGACCTGATCCCCAAGCTGCGGGTGACCCCCTTCTACGGGCCACTCTTCGAGGCCGCTTTCGGCTCGTCCGAGATAACCAGCGACCGGATCGCGCGGGCGTTGGCGCAGTTCGTTCGCGCGCTGGTGCCCACCAATTCCCGGTTCGACCGCGCCGTGCCGGCGGGAGGACTCACCGCGCAGGAGCAGCTGGGGCAGCAGCTGTTCTCCGGGCGGGCCGGGTGCGGGCGCTGCCACGGGCAGGCGACGCATGTGATGGTGGCGCCAGCCAACAATGGTCTGGACGCGCAACCAGCCGACTCCGGCGCAGGACGGGGGCGCTTCAAGTCCCCTTCGTTGCGGAACGTCGCCGTGCGTCCACCGTACATGCACGATGGGCGCTTCCGTACGCTGGAGGAGGTGGTGGCGTTCTACGACAGCGGGGTGCGAGCGGGACCGAATACCGACCAGCGCCTGCTGGGCCCTGGCAGGCAGCCGGTCCGGCTCGGGCTCACCGCCGCCGAGCGTGAGGCGTTGATCGCCTTTCTCCACACGCTCACCGACGAGACCTTCCTCGCCGATCCGCGCTTCGTATCGCCGTTCCCCGGGCGGTAG
- a CDS encoding SDR family NAD(P)-dependent oxidoreductase, which produces MSPRHPRPRVALLTGASSGIGEALAAALAAQGTHVLLTARSVPRLEALRGRIEAAGGRATVVPADLAAPGAARRLFDDVERLALPVDLLVNNAGFGFHGGFETEAPAHVSDMLQVNVVALTELTHQFVPALLARRGTVLNIASTVAFQPAPFMAAYGATKAYVLSLSEALWAEYHGRGLHVAALCPGPVETPFLDAAGPGVRSTAVFRRLLTVADVVDAALAALESRGPTRIVGRLNQLMAQSARFSPRALTARISAALLAPVGTRATQSPTGRLP; this is translated from the coding sequence ATGAGCCCCCGCCATCCGCGCCCTCGCGTCGCCCTGCTGACCGGCGCGTCGTCGGGCATTGGCGAAGCACTCGCCGCTGCGCTGGCCGCCCAGGGCACGCACGTCCTGCTCACGGCGCGTTCGGTGCCGCGCCTCGAGGCCCTGCGCGGCCGCATCGAGGCGGCCGGCGGCCGCGCCACGGTGGTGCCGGCCGACCTCGCGGCCCCAGGGGCGGCCCGACGCCTGTTCGACGACGTCGAGCGCCTCGCCCTGCCGGTGGACCTGCTGGTGAACAACGCGGGCTTCGGGTTCCACGGGGGCTTCGAGACCGAGGCCCCCGCCCACGTGAGCGACATGCTCCAGGTGAATGTCGTGGCGCTCACGGAGCTGACCCACCAGTTCGTCCCCGCCCTGCTCGCCCGTCGGGGCACGGTGCTCAACATCGCGTCGACGGTGGCCTTTCAGCCGGCCCCGTTCATGGCGGCCTATGGTGCGACCAAGGCGTATGTGCTGTCGCTCTCGGAGGCCCTCTGGGCGGAGTACCACGGGCGCGGGCTGCACGTGGCGGCGCTCTGTCCCGGCCCCGTCGAGACGCCGTTCCTCGATGCGGCCGGACCCGGCGTCCGTTCCACGGCGGTCTTCCGTCGGTTGCTCACCGTCGCCGACGTGGTCGACGCGGCGCTGGCGGCGCTCGAGTCGCGCGGCCCGACGCGGATCGTCGGCCGGCTGAACCAGCTCATGGCGCAGTCGGCCCGCTTCTCGCCCCGTGCTCTCACGGCCCGCATCAGCGCGGCGCTGCTCGCGCCGGTCGGCACCAGGGCCACACAATCCCCAACCGGACGCCTCCCATGA